The region CTCAGAATTGCCCAGGGCACACTGTAAGGATCTCTTCGGATCAAAACCCCTTTTCTTCTTGGCCCACTCAGTTATTTTGAAGTGAACATATTGGAGCTGATGATGGCTTGTTTACAGGACTATTTTCACCCATTGTGCACTAAAACGCTCTGATGAGTCATGAAATGACAGCTGTGTCAACCTGTTGTAGTTTCATGTCCTTCAGTAATTTCTCTTGTGTTGTTTtcaagatcattttttttttcctctttgacctATTTGTCTGGAATGATGGGCTTCCACGAATTAACGTAGTCACTTTTATTGCCTTCTGGCCTAGCCTTGTGAATACTACTTCAGGTAAAATAACCATAACTGGTTATCTAGCAGAAAAGAAAGTTGGGTCTCATGCCCAGAATTACAACATGGCAAAGTAAGATCAGCCAGCTGAAATCACTGTTAGCGGTCAGTGCAAGTGAAATACACCAACAGTGAGTGATGACAGTTTCCAGGGAAGTTGTAGGAAAAATGTGTAAAGTTCTAATAATTTTTATGTTTCAGGAATCAAAGTGGAGTTtcttcaagagaaaaatgaaacagaacactAATTTTGAAAACCCAATATATGCGGAGGTATTCCTTAATATTGTATAATTCTATTTTTCAGCTAATGTGCTGCTGGACTTTGTTCTTGCTTTCGTAGGGTAAAGATTATGGGTAGATTCTGCTGCTAAGtgaagcagcacagaaattccAGCTCAGGTCAAGGCAGGACTGAAGTGGTTTTGAGGAAAGTTATTAAGTCTTGTGCAGAATGAGGTGTTCAGCAGGCAGGAAGCTCAGGCAGCAGGGGTACGTTGCCcacatctctgctttccagccCAAGCACCGtggcctgctcctgctccaggatCTCAGGGGCTGGTTTCAGCTTGCTGGTGCATTCTGGTACAGCTCGGGCACCCGGCGCAAGTGGGAGGCTGTTGTACTGCACTAGGAGCGAAGCATCTATTTCTGCTCTCTCGGTTCTGGCTGCAGCACTGCACACAAAATTCAGTAGCTCTGTGCGCTGCAGCCTGGTTCCTATACTGGCCCTATTTTTTTCGTCCGTACAGTTGGATGAAACAGTTCTTTTACGATGGTGTGCCAGCGGGTGGTATGTGTGTTGGAGGAATTCGCCCCTTGCTTGGGCAGGAAGGTTTGGAGTTCTAGTGACTTGAGCCAGTAATTCCAGCCCTTTTCATCTTACAGTTTAAAATCTCCAGGTGGCCTAAGTGACTTAAGAATCTCAGTCCCACTAGCGGCTTTTTGTGAAGAATTTAGGTTCTTAATGCTTGAACAAGGTGAGAGAGTGAGTTCAGGAAGCCAGGGATTCATTTCCCCAGCACTAATTATTGTAACTATTTACAAACAGTAGTAGTGCCAATGTTATCTACATTCTTATGTGCATATGGACCTATGAAGCTACTCCTGACATTAAGCATTAAAATAGAAGTCCCAACATGTGGAGTAAGTTTGTAGTAGTGTATTTACCCAGCTGTACCATCTGAGGTGAAATTAGCATTTAAATTTTGTTACAGGTAGTGATTTGCAGAAATAACTTATACCATGACACTTGacttcagcaaaatatttggatatttatttaacatttctgaaagttAAGGTTGGATGTTTTGTACGTTAGGATGTAAACTTGGATTTTCTGATTATTGTTTCAGATGGAAAAGGAACAGCAACAGGGCACAGAAAAtgtcccttctccttctctgcctccCAGGATTACTCTGAAGAGAGACCAACCATTAGCTTATACAGCAACAGAGGATACGTTTAAAGACACGGCCAATCTTGTTAAAGAGGACTCTGTGGTATAACTAGGTAACTGGTATAGGGAAAATTAGACACATCCATTtgcacatatattttttataaacaGAAGAGTAAGGTTCACATTcaaatgctttataaaaatatatacatttcttAGCCAATGGCTGGAGATGTATGttgaaactatgccttgttttttGACAAATGCCAATTGCTATTTTTATGAACAATTCTCATGATGTACTATATGTATATCTTTGCACTGAAGCTGTCTGAAAGTAATGTTATAAATATATTGTACATTTGTAAATTTTTGAAAGATTATCTTGTTCGGTGATATTGCTAGTAGAAATCTGTATGGAATTGGTCGTATCTTTAGGGATAAATACATTATATAAATGCTTAAactaaaaaagaaccaaacaaggTGAATATAGGAACATTACTGATTTGTAGGATCTTAGAGTATATAACAGCACCTTTAAAAACTTCTACTGGTGCTCTGGGCATCTCTACCACCTATTTTATGTACTACTGTATGTAAAAATGGGTGTCTCTGCTTATCTTGTGTTAAACAAAGGATGGAAGAGTCAATGCAGCATCATTGTGCTGTGCAAAATGTTGTTCTTACAATATTTTAACTGCCTGACATAAACCAATTTCCTCTCAGTCCATAAGACACATACTTTTCCTCTAGGTTCCAATTCACACCATTCCATTAATAGCGTTCTTAAAAAGATCTGATATATTTAGATTTTAGTGCCATGAGTACTTAATCTAATGAGATTTTCTCCTGCTCATCAATGGAATATCTCTGTTCTTGGATGGAGTCTCTGGAAGTAATTTGTACTATTAAATGAAGTAGCTAGATTTCTATAACAGCTTATTTCCaaacagcaaaatacaaaagctattggttcatttaagaaattattcaggttttttaatgtgaaaatttaattttattgactATTTATTTCCTGAGGTGGACATTAATAGAAAGGGAAACAATTTCTACTAATGCAGTCTTTGTAGTTATCTGGTTATTTTTATAATCTTCTATCAGAATATACTGTACATCTTACTAGCTTTTCTATTAATTAGTCGAGGTAGTTTTCACAACATGAACCATTTGAGGAAACTCTGAGTACCACTGCAGGAACATGTTACTCAACATTCCTGGCTAGCTACTCATATAGTTTAAAGATTCCTAAAATTATAATCATTGAGACTTCTGCTATTTGATTGTTTTATATCCGAGTTCTCAAAATATATACTATTTCTAATTAGAATGCTTATAATTACTTTGTAATGTACTTTGATTAGAAAAGACAACTGGAAAATGATGCTGCTGAATAAATCtaataaatgtattattttatcaCATCCTTATTCCATAATTTGTGTCAAGGCTCTATATACATCTTTTCAGTTGTGGAGACTTCAGTGCACTCTGCGATGAAAAGAACAGCGCTTTAGATAAAGTCAAATAAGAACAGTGCTTAGTGCTTCACACAACTGTCTAAAGTTCTTGATATAACATCAATGACATTGTATCGTATCACTGTAAGTGTGAAAAGTGCCCTATTACACACACTGACTATCAAGTAGTATGGACGTAAGAAATTAAAACCTTAGCTCGATTAATTTTCACAGCTGAGTGCTTTAGTGTAGAAAAATCGTTAGAATCTGAGGCACAGCACGCGCATGCGTAAGGCTATGAGAAAGGATTTCTTTGAAAGGCAGGTTGCTGTTCTTAAGGAAAGAGTTCACaatgttttttaaagacagaaggCAGGGCTAACATTTCCACAAGACTTGCCGTCCATTGCATACCACAAGAAAAAGTAGCATCAGTGTTGCGAATAGTCTTTGTCAATGGAAAGATTTGGAATTGATTTTGGAGAAAACCGCTACTATGTCCGCCATGTATCAGAggtttccccccacaccccccaacaAGAGTTGTAACATTTCAGATGTGGAAAAgttcacctagttccaacctccctgccatgggcaaggacaccttcccaccagagcaggttgctcaaagccccatccagcctggccttgaacacctccagggatggggcagccacagcttctctgggcaacctgttccagtgcctcaccaccctcatggtaaaaaaattcttcctaatatctaatctaaatctcccctctttcagtttgaactgttacctctcatcctatcgctctaCTCCCTGagaaacagtccctccccatctttcctgtaggccccttttaggtatgGGAGGctactctaaggtctccccagagccttctcttctccaggggaGAAGAAAACCATCCCTGGGATACTGTATAGATAGGTAGTATGTAGATCTGATTGTTCAGTGTACCTGATGGTGAAGGATTCCTAAGCTTCAACTGGGACTCTTGCTCTCAGTAGCATACCACAACGTACCCTTCTGTTcatgtaaaatttaatttttggtaCTTTGTTCAGCAGAAGCTTTAGATTCTACCCCTAAATTCGTTTTTCACTTGTATTCTTTTTTCCCTATGAGGACAGTCCCTGCTTGGATTCTTGAACTCTAGACTCATTCTGTTTCAAAGGCGGCTGATTTTTAGAGATTTCAGCACCTTTCTGTAATCCACCACTGATAAATTATACTATTACGGCTGATAAATTATACTATTCAGTTTTTTCATGTGCATTCTCTTTCAGCTGTCAGGTCAGATAGAGAGAACTATCCTTCTGCAGGTATTTATCACTAAATGAGGTAAAACAAATTTATTCTTGAAGCCCTTTGCCAGAGAATAGAACCTTAATGAAATACTTAAAGGTTACTAAACACTTTTACATTCTGCCCCTTTCTTGCACATGTACAAACACACACGCCccctctcacacacacagagtgatgAAACTCCTTTCCTTACATTTGGAGTTCTGACCTGGACATGGTATTTTTGTAAGCTTAATTGAATTGCACATTAATGATTAATCACCAGCACAGCTCTTTAGCAAATAAAACCTTTACCCCTTCAATTTTAATATCTCTAGGAACACCAGTTTGCGAGGGTCTGGCCAGCAGCTCAACAGATAGAAATGGTGTACAAGAGGCACAGTAACCTCAACTAACATTTTGCCATTCTGAACACACTCTTTgtacagttaaaataatttgCCAAAGCATGCACTAATGACCTGTTTCATCTAATGAGTGAAACAATCATCCTTTTAACTTGCAAAGCACACTGAGCGTGAAAGAAATGTGaatgcatattatttttaatattttcctcataAACTATActaatattaggaagaaagttaaAATATAAGTTTGGACACTCTGTTTGCATGGTAACAGAGTACAATATAGTTTTGATTTTCCCTGTAATTGCCTATCTGTGAAATAGCTACACAGTTGAATAGTTAGGTGATGAGATGTGGTGAAATACTGCAACTGTAATTTTTGGAATATGTTGCAATAGCTGGGCTTCGTGTCTTGTGTTCAGAAGCTTGTGAAGTTTAGCAACTCCTGAATATGACCATAAGAAACCCCACATGAAAAAGATGACTAAAACTGACTAAATACATTCTGTAAGGTACATGTAtaagatatagaatcatagaatcatataggttggaagggacctttaagatcaccaagtccaaccatcaacctaacagccaaaaccaccactaaaccatgtttcTAAGCACCgtgtctacatgtcttttaaatacttccagggatggcgattccaccacttccctgggcagcctgttccaatgtttgataaccatTTTggaatttttcccaatatccaatatatccaatctaaacctcccctggcacaacttgtggccatttcctcttgttctatcacttgttacttgggagaagagaccgacccccacctctctacaacctcctttcaggtagttgtagagagtgataatcGTTTTATTTCAAGTTCACTAGCAGTCTATATGTTGATGAAGTCCACTTGAAAAACTGATtccttttgtggttttatttttctcatttaatttttatttattgggTGCGTAGTATTAACCAGCTTTGTAGCTGAATATTTTATGAATGCAGATCCTATAAAGGTATCATTTCTGAGCATAAAAAATGACCTTCAAAAACATGCTGGATTTACAAGCCTAACTGCAAACTCAGAAATTCCAGGTaaggaggtgtgggggggtggaggaggtgaCTTCTAAAAGGAATTTAAGCAGTTTAGTAACTGGTAAAGAAGACGACATCTGGTTTTGACAGGATTagtatttatttctgcagagCTGATACTGCTTAATACTAAATGTCAATTAGAACTCCAGGAGCTGATCTCCCACtagctgctggagctggaaacATCATACACAGCAGCATGTCAGATAAACAGCTTGGGGCATAGGAGAGAAACAACCAAAAGAACTTTGCATCCCACCCAGCTCTGTATCGTCTCCTGGGGTACTTTGCTACCAGGGCATGTTCCATGCATTTTATGACCTTAGAAATATCGGGGTCACACAGTCTTTTCACTGATGATCTTTGAGCTTTTATAtctgtaaagaagaaaataaacatgaaagcaTTTATATGCAACATTCTCTGCGAGAGGATTATTTATATTAAAGGCTTGGCTACAGCTTCAGGCTTGCTTTAAACTACTGGCTTAAGTACCGAAAGCAGTATAGCTACCGCAGAGCAGAGACCCGAAAGGCTGCAGGACACCCAAGAGCCCAGTAAACCGAAATCTCCCTGGTCCGTATTGTGAGCCAGATGCTCCCTACAGTAAGTGTAGCGTGACATAGCACAACCTTTCAGATATCAGTAAGCCATGAATTTAGCATATAGTCACAGCAATTCATTCCCCCTGGGCATTCTACCTTTAAGTATAGAGTGACTAAGGATGGTAGCATGACATCACATCCCACCAATCTCATATGGGAATTAATAGCACAGACCTCATCTAACATAAGCATAGTCCAGAACAGTCAGCAATGGGTTCTAAATGAACATTAATGAAGTCCAGCAAacgttcacagaatcacagattggttgaggttggaaatgaactctggtccagcctcccctgctcaagctgggtcacctagaccaggttgcccaggaccatgtccagacagcttttgaatatctccaagaatggagactccacagcttccctaggcaacctgaGCCAGTGCTCGGttgccctcacagtaaaaatgtgttttcgGCTGTTCAGCGGAAACATCCTGTGTTTCAGCATGTACCCATTGCCTTGGGTCCTATCCCTCAGCACccaccactgagaagagcttGGCTCTGTTGTCTTTTCAGCCtcatttcaggtatttatatacattgacaATATCATCCCGGAGCTTTCATACAGTCCTTTTTCTACTTACAttcaagaaagtatttttccCCATATGAGTCCCTGATCTCAGGAGTCAGTCTGTTCCAAAGTCTTAAGAGGTCTCTCTCGATGACATCTGAATTAACTACTCCTGCCTTAAAGAAACCATGCTCAACAATGCTTACTTTCACTCCAAAATGCTGCATCTctattctagaagaaaaaaaacacaataacCATCCCTGACATCCCAATAATGGCATAACTATTAAACAAGTAAGTTCAAAGTCTGTCACATAAATTAATATTTGAGACTTTGATTCTTATCTTCAAATGTGGAATAATTTTGAGATGTTCAAATTATCTTCATAGCAGTGTACCTGCCCTGTAAAAGTGTAGCAGGCAATTAactctcaggaaagaaaaagcagtgtcaGGTAGATTCACAGCTTTCTGTGTGGTTTATGTTGGACCAATGCAAAGAATGCAGCAGCCAGCTGCATCTTGGCCATGTCTTATCAGACTAAAACGTTTGACTATTTCAAATGCTGTTGCATCATTTCAGTTTCCAGCACAAACAGATTATTAAAGTGCCTGGGAAAAagtaaaagcaagtaaaaatttTCAGTTGGATTAGAACTTTATTGTTCTGTACGGTTAAATGGCTATGGTTAAGTGATTAAATGTTACTGCAATAAAGGTTAGTGTGTTTCCTGGTAGCATGCTTCCCTCTCTGTGACTTTGAGTTGCAATGCAATTATTTTGGGATGAAAATGGCCTCTTTGTCTTGCTGGGCAGCTCAAGAGACACAGGCAGCTTCATTCCAAAGTGTGTAAAGGAATGGACCACGAGTGCATTAGCCATTACTTTGTGCTATATTTCCTTGGGGCATATGCTTTCTTTAAATAAGCATTCATACTGGTTTGCAACCAACTTTCCTAGACCTTGTGAAGGCTTGACTCACTGGGCTTTCTCAAGTCAGTGCAACACAACTGGCTTCAGTGAAAGGTGCTCAGCTTAACAATTTTCTGAAGTTATGAGTACCTTTGGTAAGGTGGTTGCTGCCTGGAATCATCCAGCTCAGATTTTTATGGAGCATTAGAGCAAAATAAAATGGCTTGTAAATGGACAAGTAGAACTAAGTACAATTGCCCAGGAAACTCTTGGTGTCTGACCAGGCTATACCGTTGATTTACTTTCATGTATGCAGTGGATTCATATGCCCGAAAGCTGCATGCTAGCCATTTGTCCAGGACATGAAAATTTTTCCCAGTGCAGTTGCCCAGTGGGTCTGTTCATAGTACTGGAGTATGAAATCCCAATCAAGTGACCAGCatcctcttattttcctttcctcctggcAAGATTTCCAGAGAGAAAACTAGAGGGGCAAACATGCAGTCACCCTTCCTCAGCACATCTAGAATTGATTCTTGGATGCATGCATGTATTTCTAGCTACTCACCGTAAGATGTCAGAGAAAGCTTCCATGCCCCATTTGGAGAGGCTGTAGCCACCCCCTACAAAAGCCATGAGACCTTTGGCATTAATTAGATTGACTAATCTTCCCTCAGCTTTTTTCAGAAGTGGCAGAAGCTTGAGTGTGATTTCAATCAATCCCAGCAGACTAACATCCAGCACTGAGTGGAAGTCTTCAATCCTCAGCCAGTCAGTGGGGGCTACAGGTGCTGGTCCTTCAGCATTGCTCACCAAGCCAAAAAGCCCTGAGGGGTTTACAAAACCATTTATTTCGGTATGTGGCAATATCTTACCCTAGAGTTTCACATGTAGCATTGGGAAGCAAGCACACAGTCTGCAAAAACTTTAGTGAGATGAATACAGTTGTCTGGGTTTTGCTTGTAAGATCTAATCTGTACACCTGGCAAAATTTGCTGAAGGCCTTAGGCAATGACTCTAAAAAAATATGGGTTaagtattaaagaaaaagtatttcgGTTGGAGATATGGGCCACCATACTAGGCTTTATTATCCAGATCCACTCAACTATGTAGGCTCCTAATATGCACTTACAATCTTGTGAAAACCAAATAGTCTACATAAAAGTGGAGAGACtgattttttgggttggggtCTAAAGGTCTAAACCAGACATGCAGAATTAGCCAACGTGTCTCAAAATATTAGCTTAACCCTGTGTATTAGTGATAATAGTGCTTTACTACCTTATAAATTACTCGAGGAACTTTAGATAAATAGTGACACTTCCAAGAGTTTGCTGAGGACAGCTTGCGTCTGAAGGGAGAGGCTGAAAGTCCATCACTCGGCCTTCATAAAGAGCTTCCTAGACTGAGGTGACGGCATTAGCAGTGGTTACCCCAACCAAGAACGTGCGCCTTTCCACAAGCTGGAAGCCAGGGCCTGCCGGAGGAGGTAAGCGCTAATAATTGTGTTGTCCTTGCCCTCAATCACTTTTTCCAAGAATGGTCTGGAACCCTCATGATGAGGTTAATGGTGTTTTACAAGCCTTGAGGAGAAAGTCCTATTGGTAGAAGATATGTGTTTTGCTGCTTTAGCTAGTTAATTAATTAACAAGCCTATTTAATATTTGGTATAATTCAGCATATAATCAGCTATTACAGCTGACAGTTGAAGTGCTGCAATCacctttggcagccgttcacaaTGTTTAGTCTGAGCTGTCGGTACTGAGAAAGAAACATGTATTGCCTGGTTGAATATATTTACCACACAGATCTTTTTTAACACCCTTTCCAAAACTAACACttaagtctttctttttaattcaacTCATAGGTATCTAAGGACAAACTTTTCCTCTTTTAGACAAGTGCTCAGAGGTGTGCGATAGCAGTAGTGAGAGCTGCCTATGAAACAGCTCTTAGAAAACGGGCTGAAACAGCAAGTGTTTAACTGTTATAATCAGTGCAATTGTTGTGCGCATTGCAAAAGTTGGACTAATTCAGACATGCAAAAGTTCCCCTCTGCTTACTAGAGGAGGGCTGAAGAAGCCCTACACCCACCGATTTTAATGGGGTGGGATGGTTTTATTGTCAAGAAAGTTTTTTTCTGGTACCAGTTAGCACCTTCCCCCCACTGGCATTCTTCAGCTGCACCAAAAAGAGTCTGAAAAACACACCTGGGAATGATATGGTTTTAATTGACAGAGAAACTAGATTTTTAGGCACCCTGTTGGTGAAAGTGAGGGAAAGCCCAAAAGCATTGCTTGGAGAGAATCTCTTTCAACTGAGAAACGACAGAAATTAAGAGTGAATGTGTTTCATCAGTAAGATGAAAAATGCCTCTGGAGAGTGGAGAGGCACTAGAACCTTTAACTAAACCACTTTTGGTTATATCGAATCTTTTTTCTGGGAAATTACCTTGCCACTTACCCTTGCCAGCTGTCTCTTTGGTCACAAATGCCACAACTCTGGCAATGCTGTTGGAGTCAGCTAAGTTCAGGTTCACTGTCTTCAGCGAGAGTGAAGAGCACGACTGTAGCTCTTGGCCTCCTTTTTCTGTGGCACATGCAGCAATGACACAAAATCCCCTTTTGTCAAGCCATTTAGCCAGTGACTTTCCAAGTCTGGTGTCACAGTCTGTTATGAAGATGTGCTTTCCACTCAGGTTTCTCACTCTGTGACTGTCTCTGATGAGCCAGTAAATGATAAGAGAAAGTATGGAAGCCAAAATTGCTATGTGCAGTGAGTCTGAAAGTGAGAGCTACAAGAAAATAAGTTAATGATGAAATGAAGCGAATGTACTTACTAACCCCGCAGCTTCCTCAGACACAATTCCCATAAGGGGCTTTGGTTCTGGTTGCAGCCCGTCTATCTCACTGTAAGTCAGGGGAGAGCAGGCGTGGAAGCTTTCGCACAATGTGATCGGGATCCGTGAATAAGTGTCTTGGCAAAACCTTCCCTATCCTCATTTTCAATAGATCTCCACTGTTCTCAAGCTTTGCTGACCAATCTTTCTAGTCAGCCCTGTCCTTTCAGGATGTTTCAGACTGAAAAGAATGACCGCATCACCTCTCACAGTAGCGTTTGGGTTTCTTTGTGGACGCCGGTGGTTATTTCTGCTAATACTGGAGAGAATTCCTGTGGGAAGAAGGATGATTCTCTTTGATTGCCTGTATGATGCCACCCAGGCTGCCCTTCTCATCTGTTGCACAGAAGCAGAGTGACCCCAAGAACAACCAGAAAAGCCTAAGCTATAGCGGTGGCTCTGGTGACTAACTTGTTGCGTGACTCGTGTTGTGTGATGGTGAGTGATCTGCTCTCTGACCCTTAGACAAGGTAAACTTTGGGACAGTGCCTGAGTCTTCTGTCTTGT is a window of Larus michahellis chromosome 7, bLarMic1.1, whole genome shotgun sequence DNA encoding:
- the LOC141746923 gene encoding retinol dehydrogenase 7-like isoform X1, whose translation is MSEPLHLSLSDSLHIAILASILSLIIYWLIRDSHRVRNLSGKHIFITDCDTRLGKSLAKWLDKRGFCVIAACATEKGGQELQSCSSLSLKTVNLNLADSNSIARVVAFVTKETAGKGLFGLVSNAEGPAPVAPTDWLRIEDFHSVLDVSLLGLIEITLKLLPLLKKAEGRLVNLINAKGLMAFVGGGYSLSKWGMEAFSDILRIEMQHFGVKVSIVEHGFFKAGVVNSDVIERDLLRLWNRLTPEIRDSYGEKYFLEYIKAQRSSVKRLCDPDISKVIKCMEHALVAKYPRRRYRAGWDAKFFWLFLSYAPSCLSDMLLCMMFPAPAASGRSAPGVLIDI
- the LOC141746923 gene encoding retinol dehydrogenase 7-like isoform X2, which codes for MSPQNLSLSDSLHIAILASILSLIIYWLIRDSHRVRNLSGKHIFITDCDTRLGKSLAKWLDKRGFCVIAACATEKGGQELQSCSSLSLKTVNLNLADSNSIARVVAFVTKETAGKGLFGLVSNAEGPAPVAPTDWLRIEDFHSVLDVSLLGLIEITLKLLPLLKKAEGRLVNLINAKGLMAFVGGGYSLSKWGMEAFSDILRIEMQHFGVKVSIVEHGFFKAGVVNSDVIERDLLRLWNRLTPEIRDSYGEKYFLEYIKAQRSSVKRLCDPDISKVIKCMEHALVAKYPRRRYRAGWDAKFFWLFLSYAPSCLSDMLLCMMFPAPAASGRSAPGVLIDI